In one window of Candidatus Avedoeria danica DNA:
- the aroC gene encoding chorismate synthase — protein sequence MRFLTAGESHGPSLTAILEGMPAGLPIDRAALDALMARRQKGFGSGGRMAIEHDRVRITAGVLDGRTTGAPIALMVPNADHASWAERDIPPLTVPRPGHADLSAAVKYGYRELRLGLERASARELAARVAVGGVCLQLLGRFGIAIGSYVVRIGDVAVDLPVEAAAATPSDNPYAARFVAAEASEVRCPDVAASAAMRAAIQAAARDRDTLGGVFEVVALGVPPGLGSHVHWDRRLTGRLIGAVTSIPAIKGAEIGPAFANAARRGTEVHDRFTLEAGGEDGDGGAADDDATARRTRIVRTGGRGGGLEGGITTGAPIVVRGAMKPISTTLTPLASVDLATGEAAETRYERSDICAVPRAAVAAEAVIAFVLADALLEKLGGDSIDELDDRFARLRRNRVADLPMDDAAWRFGYGDDPKGDVR from the coding sequence CTGCGCTTCCTGACCGCCGGCGAGTCGCACGGCCCGTCCCTGACGGCGATCCTCGAGGGCATGCCGGCCGGCCTGCCGATCGACCGCGCCGCGCTCGACGCGCTGATGGCCCGCCGCCAGAAGGGCTTCGGCAGCGGCGGGCGGATGGCGATCGAGCACGACCGCGTCCGGATCACGGCCGGCGTCCTCGACGGCCGCACGACCGGCGCCCCGATCGCCCTGATGGTTCCCAATGCCGACCATGCGTCGTGGGCCGAGCGCGACATTCCGCCGCTGACGGTCCCCCGACCCGGCCACGCCGACCTGTCGGCCGCCGTGAAGTATGGCTACCGCGAGCTGCGCCTTGGCTTGGAGCGCGCCAGCGCGCGCGAGCTTGCGGCACGGGTGGCGGTGGGGGGGGTGTGCCTACAGCTGCTGGGGCGATTCGGCATCGCGATCGGCAGTTATGTCGTGCGAATCGGCGACGTCGCGGTCGACCTGCCCGTGGAAGCCGCCGCCGCGACGCCGTCCGACAATCCTTATGCCGCCCGCTTCGTCGCCGCCGAGGCGTCCGAGGTGCGCTGCCCCGACGTCGCCGCTTCCGCCGCGATGCGGGCCGCGATCCAGGCCGCCGCACGGGATCGCGACACGCTCGGCGGCGTGTTCGAGGTCGTGGCGCTGGGCGTGCCGCCGGGGCTCGGGAGCCACGTGCACTGGGACCGGCGGCTGACCGGGCGGCTGATCGGGGCCGTGACGAGCATCCCGGCCATCAAGGGCGCGGAGATCGGGCCGGCGTTCGCGAACGCGGCGCGCCGCGGGACCGAAGTGCATGATCGGTTCACGCTCGAGGCCGGCGGCGAGGACGGCGATGGCGGCGCGGCCGACGACGACGCCACGGCGCGCCGCACGCGGATCGTCCGCACCGGCGGCCGCGGCGGCGGGCTCGAGGGCGGGATCACGACCGGCGCGCCGATCGTCGTCCGCGGCGCGATGAAGCCGATCTCGACGACGCTCACGCCGTTGGCATCGGTCGACCTGGCGACGGGTGAGGCCGCCGAGACGCGCTACGAGCGCTCCGACATCTGCGCCGTCCCCCGCGCCGCCGTCGCCGCCGAGGCCGTCATCGCCTTCGTCCTGGCCGACGCCCTGCTCGAGAAGCTCGGCGGGGACAGCATCGACGAGCTCGACGACCGCTTCGCCCGCCTGCGCCGCAACCGCGTCGCCGACCTGCCGATGGACGATGCGGCATGGCGCTTCGGGTACGGCGACGATCCCAAGGGCGATGTTCGATGA
- a CDS encoding shikimate dehydrogenase, with the protein MPTAHYALVGWPLVASASPAMHNAAFAAAGIDAAYELRPTPPDPHALDDVVAQLRAGALTGVNVTVPYKVSMRNLVEDESRIVLKTGAVNTVVMTADGHLRGENTDVVGFGHIVRALGVADGRGKRAVVLGAGGSARAVVGVLLAGGYAVDVLNRSSGRAAVLVSHLHRHFPGAELGTGPFDSAILVARTAGAALVVNATSIGASPDVGASPWPLPIPVPAGVTVIDLVAHPAETAFVRHARTCGATAEGGLGMLVHQAAAAFTLWTGVDAPLHVMRQAAEGWSMMAPLASTLASSAPSRNGA; encoded by the coding sequence ATGCCCACTGCCCACTACGCCCTCGTCGGCTGGCCGCTTGTCGCCAGCGCCTCGCCGGCCATGCACAACGCCGCCTTCGCCGCCGCCGGCATCGACGCGGCCTACGAGCTGCGACCGACGCCGCCCGACCCGCACGCCCTGGACGATGTCGTCGCGCAGCTGCGCGCAGGTGCGCTGACGGGGGTGAACGTCACGGTGCCGTACAAGGTGAGCATGCGGAATCTCGTCGAGGACGAGAGCCGGATCGTGCTGAAGACCGGGGCGGTGAACACCGTCGTCATGACCGCCGATGGGCACCTGCGCGGCGAGAACACGGACGTGGTCGGCTTCGGCCACATCGTCCGCGCGCTGGGGGTGGCCGACGGGCGGGGCAAGCGCGCCGTTGTCTTGGGTGCCGGCGGATCGGCGCGGGCCGTCGTCGGCGTGCTGCTGGCGGGCGGCTACGCCGTGGACGTGCTGAACCGGTCGAGCGGCCGCGCGGCGGTGCTCGTCAGCCACCTGCACCGGCACTTCCCGGGCGCCGAACTCGGCACCGGGCCGTTCGATTCCGCCATCCTCGTCGCCCGAACCGCCGGCGCCGCGCTGGTCGTCAACGCGACGTCCATCGGCGCTTCGCCGGACGTCGGCGCGTCGCCCTGGCCGCTGCCGATCCCGGTGCCGGCCGGTGTCACGGTGATCGACCTCGTCGCCCACCCGGCCGAGACCGCGTTCGTTCGTCACGCGCGGACGTGCGGCGCGACGGCCGAGGGCGGGCTGGGCATGCTCGTCCACCAGGCGGCGGCGGCGTTCACGCTCTGGACGGGCGTGGATGCGCCGCTGCACGTGATGCGGCAGGCTGCGGAAGGCTGGTCGATGATGGCCCCGCTGGCCTCGACGCTCGCGTCGTCCGCGCCGTCCCGCAACGGCGCCTGA
- a CDS encoding SUMF1/EgtB/PvdO family nonheme iron enzyme: protein MEHQLEPNHILVERARAVSLAVAERPRPVGTVTFLFSDIEGSTRMWERFAAGMNAALARHDALMLRAIEDAGGVVFKTVGDAFCAVFDRAGDALRASLAAQTAIAAEDWSAFSSGFPPLRVRMALHTGTASMRDDDYFGPVLNRVARLEAAGHGGQVLVSLVTQQLLRDGLPDGVTLRDLGEHTLKDLTHTEHIYEVITDLLVGTSEPLRTAGQLAAGERILVDDAADAQPLPAALATLLAVVRDESRTVTLSPEALRDVARHPPADLEVYRLGRVAAWSQSQFRLDGRFVELALLIDQGEETSTGRWAARDERFSDLAVLVAAAPDPALVVLGPPGSGKSTLLRRLELDASVAALRSGAADAPITFYLELNHYKADSPGAPLPLPMEWLASNWRLRYPDLPELSTLMRTSQVTLLLDALNEMPVADESAFREATRRWKDFIHQTVQQAPRTRLVFTCRSLDYSAPLSTPELRVPQVRIEPMSDDQVRQFLRLYSPLDWREIWDELHRSQQLELVRSPYFLKLLVEQVADRGVVPHGRAALFTGFVRQALRRELERDNPLFNPGQLLSTRDCRRLANWAWRTEWELPDHGLLIPKLFDLAYSMQAEHADGKAAHLRLDYDAALEILADQRDEDILRAGMALSVLDEDTVSDEILYVHQLVQEYFAAQRLATTPDGVADLVRSPWRADEVQPSLAEIERMITPADPLPPLPTTGWEQTVLMAAAMTTEPDRFVQAVMDGNLALAGWCAAQADVQLSDSTRAQLAEALVVRSRDPEADLRARIDAASAVGRMGDPRFERRQGTDVKYLLPPMVEIPSGTYIVGHDDPNAEDESPAHHVSLAAFRLGMFPVTNAEWACFMAAGGYDDPRWWDTNAARAWQHGEGTAEGVRNGLRFWRQRYLQEPGLLDARLSDGRIDAERYALWRTRLAMDDGTFEEDLRASYRGGRETAPRYWQDEDFNLPSQPVIGVSWFESRAYVLWLSAQSGRSFRLPSEAEWEAAARGSDGRRYAFGDFAFEYACNTVEAHVRRTTPVGVFPSGDTPEGLADMTGNIWEWTNSLFGRRQDRADYRYPYDPDDGRERADAGAELNRIARGGGWYYGLDVSSATTRYVFYPDGRNFSVGFRLAEWAPPIR, encoded by the coding sequence ATGGAACACCAGCTCGAGCCGAATCACATCCTCGTCGAACGCGCGCGCGCGGTGTCGCTGGCGGTCGCCGAGCGGCCGCGCCCGGTCGGCACGGTCACGTTCCTCTTCTCGGACATCGAGGGCAGCACCCGCATGTGGGAGCGGTTTGCCGCCGGCATGAATGCCGCTCTGGCCCGCCACGATGCGCTCATGTTGCGGGCGATCGAGGACGCCGGCGGCGTCGTGTTCAAGACCGTCGGCGATGCGTTCTGCGCCGTGTTCGACCGCGCCGGTGACGCGCTTCGGGCCAGCCTTGCGGCCCAGACCGCCATCGCGGCGGAGGACTGGAGCGCTTTTTCGTCCGGTTTCCCGCCCCTGCGCGTTCGCATGGCCCTGCACACCGGCACGGCCAGCATGCGGGACGACGACTACTTCGGGCCGGTGCTCAACCGCGTGGCCCGGCTGGAGGCGGCCGGCCATGGGGGCCAGGTGCTCGTCTCGCTCGTCACCCAACAGCTGCTGCGCGATGGGCTGCCTGACGGCGTCACGCTGCGCGACCTCGGCGAGCACACGCTCAAGGACCTGACCCACACCGAGCACATCTATGAGGTCATCACCGATCTTCTCGTCGGGACATCGGAACCGCTGAGGACTGCGGGCCAGCTCGCGGCCGGTGAGCGCATCCTCGTCGACGACGCGGCGGACGCCCAGCCGCTGCCGGCTGCGCTCGCCACGCTGCTGGCGGTCGTACGCGACGAGAGCCGTACGGTCACGCTGTCGCCCGAGGCACTGCGCGACGTGGCCCGCCATCCGCCGGCCGACCTCGAGGTCTATCGCCTGGGGCGGGTCGCAGCTTGGTCGCAGTCCCAGTTCCGCCTCGATGGCCGGTTCGTGGAACTCGCGCTGCTGATCGATCAAGGCGAAGAGACGTCCACCGGGCGTTGGGCCGCCCGCGATGAGCGCTTCTCCGACCTTGCCGTCCTCGTCGCCGCCGCACCGGACCCGGCGCTCGTTGTGCTCGGCCCGCCCGGCAGCGGCAAGAGCACGCTGCTCCGGCGGCTGGAGCTGGACGCGTCGGTCGCGGCACTGCGAAGCGGTGCGGCGGACGCGCCGATCACGTTCTATCTGGAGTTGAACCACTACAAGGCCGACAGCCCGGGCGCGCCGCTGCCGTTGCCGATGGAGTGGCTCGCGTCCAATTGGCGACTCCGCTATCCGGACCTCCCCGAACTGTCGACGCTCATGCGGACATCGCAGGTGACGCTCCTCTTGGACGCGCTGAACGAGATGCCCGTGGCGGACGAATCCGCGTTTCGCGAGGCCACTCGACGCTGGAAGGACTTCATCCACCAGACCGTGCAGCAGGCGCCCCGCACCCGCCTGGTCTTCACGTGCCGCAGCCTCGACTACAGCGCACCACTGTCCACACCGGAGCTGCGGGTGCCGCAGGTGCGCATCGAGCCGATGAGCGACGACCAAGTACGGCAGTTCCTGCGACTCTACAGCCCGCTCGACTGGCGGGAGATCTGGGACGAGCTGCACCGTAGCCAGCAGCTCGAGCTCGTCCGCTCGCCCTACTTTCTGAAGCTCCTTGTGGAACAGGTCGCCGACCGCGGCGTCGTACCGCACGGCCGCGCTGCGTTGTTCACCGGCTTCGTCAGGCAGGCGTTGCGCCGCGAGCTCGAGCGAGACAACCCGCTGTTCAATCCCGGCCAGCTCCTGTCGACGCGCGACTGTCGCCGCCTGGCGAACTGGGCGTGGCGCACGGAATGGGAGCTGCCGGACCACGGCCTGCTCATCCCCAAGCTGTTCGATTTGGCGTACTCCATGCAGGCCGAGCACGCCGACGGCAAGGCAGCCCACCTGCGGCTGGACTACGACGCGGCGCTCGAAATCCTGGCCGATCAGCGGGACGAGGACATCCTGCGCGCCGGGATGGCGCTGTCCGTGCTCGACGAGGACACCGTCAGCGACGAAATCCTCTACGTCCACCAGCTCGTGCAGGAGTACTTCGCCGCGCAGCGACTGGCGACGACACCCGATGGCGTTGCCGACCTCGTCAGATCGCCATGGCGGGCGGACGAGGTGCAGCCTTCGCTCGCCGAGATCGAGCGGATGATCACCCCCGCCGACCCGCTGCCGCCGCTGCCGACGACCGGCTGGGAGCAGACGGTGTTGATGGCCGCGGCGATGACGACCGAGCCGGACCGGTTCGTGCAGGCCGTGATGGACGGCAACCTGGCGCTGGCCGGTTGGTGCGCGGCGCAAGCGGACGTTCAGCTGTCGGACAGCACGCGGGCGCAGTTGGCCGAGGCGCTCGTGGTCCGCAGCCGCGACCCCGAGGCGGACCTGCGCGCGCGGATCGACGCCGCATCAGCCGTCGGCCGGATGGGCGATCCGCGGTTCGAGCGGCGGCAGGGAACGGACGTGAAGTACCTGTTGCCGCCGATGGTTGAGATCCCATCCGGGACGTACATCGTGGGCCACGACGACCCGAACGCTGAGGACGAGTCGCCGGCGCATCACGTGTCGTTGGCGGCTTTCCGCCTCGGCATGTTCCCGGTCACGAACGCCGAGTGGGCGTGCTTCATGGCCGCCGGGGGCTACGATGACCCGCGGTGGTGGGACACCAACGCCGCGCGCGCGTGGCAGCACGGTGAGGGGACGGCGGAAGGCGTGCGCAACGGGCTGCGATTCTGGCGCCAGCGCTATCTCCAAGAACCGGGGTTGTTGGACGCTCGGCTGTCCGACGGGCGGATCGACGCGGAACGCTATGCGTTGTGGCGGACCCGCTTGGCGATGGATGACGGCACATTCGAGGAGGATTTGCGAGCGTCCTATCGTGGGGGCCGGGAAACGGCGCCACGGTACTGGCAAGATGAGGACTTCAACCTGCCGTCGCAACCCGTGATCGGCGTCAGTTGGTTCGAATCCCGCGCCTATGTCCTATGGCTATCGGCTCAGTCGGGCCGTTCATTCAGACTACCATCGGAAGCGGAGTGGGAGGCAGCGGCGCGCGGCTCCGACGGTCGACGCTATGCGTTCGGCGATTTCGCCTTCGAGTATGCGTGCAACACGGTGGAAGCACACGTCAGGCGGACCACACCCGTTGGCGTGTTTCCGAGCGGCGACACACCCGAAGGCCTGGCGGACATGACGGGCAACATTTGGGAGTGGACGAACAGCCTGTTCGGCCGTCGACAGGACCGAGCCGACTATCGCTACCCATACGATCCGGATGACGGTCGCGAACGCGCCGATGCGGGTGCCGAGCTGAACCGAATCGCACGCGGCGGAGGCTGGTATTACGGGCTGGACGTTTCCAGCGCGACGACACGGTATGTGTTCTATCCGGACGGGCGCAACTTCAGCGTTGGCTTCCGGCTGGCGGAATGGGCCCCGCCGATCCGCTAG
- a CDS encoding peptidylprolyl isomerase: protein MANPTATFETSLGTFKAEIFQDQMPITAGNFIALVKSGFYDGLHFHRVIKDFMVQFGCEHTKDPNSPRAGTGGSPLGRLKDEHPIDLSLSNDVGTLSMANTGQPDSGGAQFFVNTRHNDFLDYFSPGPSKHPVFGKVTDGIDVVRAIEATPTGPGDRPRTPVKMIKVTVSEGAGS from the coding sequence ATGGCCAACCCAACCGCAACCTTCGAGACCTCGCTCGGCACGTTCAAGGCCGAGATCTTCCAGGACCAGATGCCGATCACGGCCGGCAACTTCATCGCGCTCGTGAAGTCCGGCTTCTACGACGGGCTGCACTTCCACCGCGTGATCAAGGACTTCATGGTCCAGTTCGGCTGCGAGCACACCAAGGACCCGAACAGCCCGCGCGCCGGCACCGGCGGCTCGCCGCTCGGCCGCTTGAAGGACGAGCACCCGATCGACCTGAGCCTCTCCAACGACGTCGGAACGCTGTCGATGGCGAACACCGGGCAGCCGGACTCCGGCGGCGCGCAGTTCTTCGTCAACACCAGGCACAACGACTTCCTGGACTACTTCTCCCCCGGCCCGTCCAAGCACCCCGTCTTCGGCAAGGTCACGGACGGCATTGACGTCGTCCGCGCGATCGAGGCCACGCCGACCGGCCCTGGGGATCGGCCGCGGACGCCGGTGAAGATGATCAAGGTGACGGTGAGCGAGGGGGCGGGCAGCTAG